The following proteins come from a genomic window of Anguilla rostrata isolate EN2019 chromosome 17, ASM1855537v3, whole genome shotgun sequence:
- the hs3st2 gene encoding heparan sulfate glucosamine 3-O-sulfotransferase 2, producing MYRNSTLHYTYYRQQQQSEKGPQRKTCNLLIHGDMAYRFITSRAVPSSNRLNRRFLFIFTLSLSLTYLCYSVLYCSETIMHSQGIEEHRCVLIQRVGSKKLLQRSHYCTFDTDGRHLREETHTDGLTRQRTGFSHNKSKPFASHSASSRSVNGSYRGSNNKTSSSKYGIKKLPKAIIVGVKKGGTRAVLEFIRIHPDVRAVGTEPHFFDRNYDRGIDWYRGLMPRTLGGQITLEKTPSYFVTREAPRRISSMSRDTKLIVVVRNPVTRAISDYTQTLSKKPDIPTFEELAFKNKSLGQVDTTWNAIRIGIYALHLETWLQYFPLAQMHFVSGERLITDPAGELGRVQDFLGLKRIVTDKHFYFNKTKGFPCLKKPEDSSAPRCLGKSKGRTHVQIDRDVIEQLRDFYRPFNVRFYETVGQDFRWD from the exons ATGTATCGCAATTCGACTTTACACTACACATATTAtagacaacagcaacaatcgGAGAAAGGTCCACAACGAAAAACATGCAACCTCTTAATCCATGGTGACATGGCATATCGGTTTATCACCAGCCGCGCTGTGCCATCTTCAAATCGGCTAAACAGAAGGTTCCTATTCATATTCACGCTGTCTTTATCCTTAACGTATTTATGCTACAGCGTTCTATACTGTTCCGAGACCATCATGCACAGCCAGGGTATTGAAGAACACAGGTGCGTCCTTATCCAGCGCGTCGGGAGCAAAAAACTTCTGCAAAGATCACATTATTGCACTTTTGATACGGATGGCAGGCATCTTCGAGAAGAGACGCATACAGATGGTCTTACGCGCCAGAGGACGGGCTTCTCTCACAACAAAAGCAAACCCTTCGCGTCCCACAGCGCCTCGTCACGAAGTGTTAACGGGTCGTACCGGGGTTCCAACAATAAAACGAGCAGTTCGAAGTATGGCATAAAGAAGTTACCAAAAGCAATCATTGTCGGCGTTAAGAAAGGGGGAACAAGGGCGGTTTTGGAGTTCATTAGGATCCATCCGGATGTGAGAGCTGTTGGGACAGAGCCGCATTTCTTTGACAGAAACTACGACAGGGGTATAGACTGGTACAG AGGACTCATGCCTCGAACCCTGGGCGGCCAGATCACCCTGGAGAAGACGCCCAGCTACTTCGTGACCCGCGAGGCGCCCCGCCGCATCTCCAGCATGTCCCGGGACACCAAGCTGATCGTGGTGGTCCGGAACCCGGTGACCAGGGCCATCTCCGACTACACCCAGACCCTGTCCAAAAAGCCCGACATCCCCACCTTCGAGGAGCTGGCCTTCAAGAACAAGAGTCTGGGCCAGGTGGACACCACCTGGAACGCCATCCGGATCGGGATCTACGCCCTGCACCTGGAGACCTGGCTGCAGTACTTCCCCCTGGCCCAGATGCACTTCGTCAGCGGCGAGAGGCTCATCACGGACCCCGCCGGCGAGCTGGGCCGCGTGCAGGACTTCCTGGGCCTCAAGCGCATCGTCACCGACAAGCACTTCTACTTCAACAAGACCAAGGGGTTCCCCTGCCTGAAGAAGCCTGAGGACAGCAGCGCCCCCCGCTGCCTGGGCAAGTCCAAGGGCAGGACTCACGTGCAGATCGACCGGGACGTCATCGAGCAGCTGCGCGACTTCTACAGGCCTTTCAATGTCAGGTTCTATGAGACCGTGGGACAGGACTTCAGGTGGGACTGA